Sequence from the Panthera tigris isolate Pti1 chromosome D3, P.tigris_Pti1_mat1.1, whole genome shotgun sequence genome:
GTTCATTAACATAATGAACTGTTAGCAGGCCCAAATGGCCAGAATCGGCATTTTTACgcggttccccccccccccaggtttgCTCTCCTTCCTCAATTTTAAAGGAATACGTGGAAGGTTATTCTACTTTGACAGGAGTATTTTCACTATGTTTAGGGGTTTATCGTTTATACTTGCATTAAACACACTGGCTTATTCTTTGGTAGAAAGTGCTGGAATGCCCTGTGCACAGGTCGTGCAGCTGGGAGACACTTGTGGCCTTTGCAGACCTGCCCGGGGAGGAGGAAGTTCCCCGGGACAACACTTCCTAACTTCCCTGAATTTGGACACAAACCCTCAGAGTCCCAGCATGTGAGAAACCCATGGAAACATTGAAAAGTTATCTTTCAAGTAAATAGAGATGTGCTTGGGTCACTTAAGCTCTGAGAAAAGCGCGGTGTGAAAACAAAAGCCGTATTTCTGTATTTCACGTGTTTGTTACTCAGAAAACCTGGGAAATGTTCATTTGTAAGGTATCATTTGTTTACAGCTAAGTGAGTCAATTTTTCCAACACTGAACACACCCTCCGTCGGCCTAATTTTAAGCACTTACTCAGTGAATTGCCCCTAACACGTAATCCCCTTGAAGAAAAAGCCTTCTTTGAATACGATGTACAGCGTTTAATTGAATGCAGTGTCGGATGTTTTATACCACGTGGGTGCTTTTGTACACCCGCCCTGCGAGTTGCACGTCTTATCTCCTCTAAGGAGTTCAAGGTAGGAAATATGTCCACAAATTAGCAACATCtaatttcttgatatttttctaaagtattAAAATAACGACCTTTGGGAGATTACGCCAAGCCTTTTAATCTCCTAGCTTTAAAACGCTGAAGAGAACTTGAAGAAACGTTCTCTGCGTTTCTTTACGATAGTTACGATCTACCGTGACAGTTGATTCCAACTTGATTATTCAAGGTATCGGGGACTGTTTACCCGAAGATCTtaggctcttttctttttttgtcccgTTCTATAACCTTAGCGtgtttaaaattagattttgCATACATTGAGCAAAGTTAAGTGCTGCGAGTGTTTATTCTGCTAATGTGCCTACCCGCAGTACCGGTCAGCTGTGTCTTTGCTCCCAGCCATACTCCACCTCATTACAGACACCTATTACGTTCCTTCCGCATACAGTAATGAGCCTTCCTGCAGCCCGGTCTTCGGCGCTGAATTTGGTTTAAGAGTGTAGCACGTCTTTATGGACTACAggctctgcctcctctccccctttcAGATGGCTCAGCCGGTAAAGAAAATGCTAATGGAACCCcgccaataatttttttaaaggcgtGTATAAATTAACCTGGAAATAACGGCCTCGTGGAGGCCAGCTGCCTGgcctcaaaatttttatttttgttttcttttccaggagaGGGACTAGATGTTTTTGACaggatgtttctttaaaaaatagatttctcCACTAAAACCAGTGCcagattattcttttttccaaaacccaaaaagaagaaacacgGAGAGGTCTCAGCAGACACGTTGGTTGACGTGACAACGGCCACTTGTTTCTGGGGACACAGGACACAAACTTGAGGACGTTTTACTCTCCTCCTCCGCCCAGCACGATCACAAAGAGCTGATTGGCAACTGTCATTTGTGTCTGTTCCAACCGATGGGTGGCCGTCGCTCCATCTGTAAGTTGACGAAGAGCAGTTCTGAGTCCGTGACGCGCAGGCCAGCGCCTCGAGCCCGAGTCATTGCTGTGCGTTCCCTTTCGTCCCGGCTGCCCCCAAACCGGGAGCTAGCAGCGTCCCTGCGTGCCGATGCCTCGCTCCTGTGTAGCTATTTATTTGATCAGGTGTGAATTAGAATTGTTCATTAAACATGGTTGTTATTCGGCACAAGAGGGTCCGGGGAGTCAGGAAGTAGCTGAGTACAACAGTAATTAAACATGTGTAGCCAATTAGAGGGTTCTCCACTATGGCACAAGCATATAATTTGCGAAGTCTTTCTATGAGACTAGATGAAAATAGGTACAAAAAGTGTGTCTGACTACAACATTCTCATGTTAAACACGTcaacatgaatgaactttaaatatataatttctagtTTGTTAACAAACCACCGAACTCTATTGGCTGATCACGGCAACGTATAATTTTGGTTCATTTCGCCAAGAAGTATTGCATCTGACGGAGCCAATTAATTGTATTAAACATGATTAATTTTAGGCCCAGACTGTATCGATGATATTCATTTGGCAAATCCGAAAATGCAGAAAGGTGCCCTACGTGTAAGGAAGGTACAAAGGCTAGGAAGATAACGGGATCGATCGGTCGATCgaaccaggaggcagggagacgATTTTTCTGAGCAGAGGTGCTTATGTTCTCCCGGTTACGTTTACGGATGAAAGTATTCAGATGAAGTTTCATACacgaaataaataaatgcccGCTGATTCGAAAGGTTTTAGACAATCACATTAGACGTGTGACGTCTCCGGGCCGCGTAAAGACAATAAATCTCGGGCCGGCCCTGCCAGAGTCACGGCGGCGGGCTCCCCTGTCAGGTGCTGACGTGAGTTTGAAAGGTTACAGATTAGTTTAGCAATGTTAAGTGAACTGGCAAAGGCATCTCTAATTTTGCTGGAAATGAGGAAGCCCGATGGTAGGGGGGAATCCTAATGAGCCCATCGAAAGCTGGCTTTGGACCCAACAGACAGGGTGGCTGCAGATTGTATGAAAATATTGGAAATCAATGGCTTCTATGGAATTGCATTAAGAAGCAGTATCCACAATTGATAGAGCCTCATAATTTGATGGATTGTGCCGAGAAAATGATTAGCCAGCTAGAAAGAGTCATAGAATACACACTCGGGGACGTCAGGAACGTTGAAGTGGGGTAAtttgtacaaaataaaaaatattgattttactTATGTGCGAAATTTTGAAATGGAGGTGGCTGTCTCGGGAGCCTCTGGCTGACGTAATCTCTTGGTTTTTGTAGCCGTCCCCGGGGACGGGGCCGACGACGGGGACAGCGGGAGCGAGGGCAGAAGCGGGAGCGAGGACACCAACGTCTGCGAGAAGTGCTGTGCGGAGTTCTTCAAGTGGACGGACTTCCTGGAGCACAAGAAGAGCTGCACCAAGAACCCGCTCGTGCTGATCGTGAACGAAGATGAGCCGGCACCGCCCTCCGAGGAGTTTCCGGAACCTTCCCCGGCCAGCTCTCCCAGCGACCGGACGGAGAGCGAGGCCGCAGAGGACCCGGCCCCCCCAGAGAACGGCGAGGGCGGTGAGGGGAGGGCCccggagaaggaggaggagcccATGGAAGCCGAGCCCTCTGGGGACAAGGGCTTCCCGAACCCGGGCCCCTCGCACGCAGGGAAGCAGCCTCTACCTCAGATCCCCGAGCCAGCGCCGGTGGCCGCGTACAGCATGCCCAACACCAACGTGACGCTGGAGACCCTCCTGAGCACCAAGGTGGCCGTGGCGCAGTTCTCCCAGAACGCGAGGGCCGCGGGCAGCGTGGGGCCCGGCAGCGGGGTGACGGCGGTGGCCATCCCCATGATCCTGGAGCAGCTGATGGCGTTGCAGCAGCAGCAGATTCACCAGCTGCAGCTCATCGAGCAGATCCGCAGCCAGGTGGCCATGATGAACCGCCAGCCCCTGCGGCCGCCACTGAACCCCGGGGCGGCCGCCGCGGCCCAGAGCACCCCGGTGCCGGCCTCCAGCCAGCTGCAAGGGCTGGCGGCCCACTCGGCCCTGCAGCTCTCCGCCGGGGCGCCCGCCGTgcccgccgcccccggccccgccgcccaGCCGGCGGCCTACGAGGGCCCCCAGCACCTGTCCCAGCCGGCCGCCGGGGCCAGCGCCCCGCACGTCCCCAGCGGCGGCCCTTCCGTCCCCGCCGAGTCCGGCGGGCCCGCGTCCTCCAGCGCGgcccccgcgcccgccgccccgGCCTCCAGTGGCAGCGCGCAGCCGCAGAACGCCTCCACGCCCCCCGCCCTGGGGCCGGGGCCCCCCCTCAGCTCGGCGCCCAGCCTGCCAAACCCACTTCTACCTCAGACCTCCGCCGGCAGCGTCATCTTCCCCAACCCGCTGGTCAGCATCGCGGCCACCGCCAACGCGCTGGACCCCCTGTCCGCCCTCATGAAGCACCGCAAGGGCAAGCCCCCGAACGTGTCGGTGTTCGAGCCCAAGGCCAGCGCCGAGGACCCGTTCTTCAAGCACAAGTGCAGGTTCTGTGCCAAGGTGTTCGGGAGCGACAGCGCCCTGCAAATCCACCTGCGCTCCCACACGGGCGAGCGGCCCTTCAAGTGCAACGTCTGCGGCAACCGCTTCTCCACCAAGGGCAACCTGAAGGTGCACTTCCAGAGGCACAAGGAGAAGTACCCGCACATCCAGATGAACCCCTACCCCGTCCCCGAGTACCTGGACAATGTGCCCACCTGCTCCGGGATCCCCTACGGGATGTCGCTGCCTCCAGAGAAGCCGGTGACCACCTGGCTGGACAGCAAGCCCGTGTTGCCCACGGTGCCCACGTCGGTCGGGCTGCAGCTCCCGCCCACCCTCCCTGGCGTCAGCAGCTACGCGGActcccccagcctcacccctgcgAGCCGCTCCCCGCAGCGGCCCTCGCCCGCGTCCAGCGAGTGCACGTCCCTGTCCCCCGGCCTCAACAGCTCCGAGTCGGGCGTCCCCGGGACCGCCGAGTCCCCGCAGCCAGCGCTCAGCGGCTCCTCTCTGACCAAACCCGAGCCCGCGAGCCTGCCCGGCGCCAACGGCAGGGCAGGGGACGTCCCCGCCAGCGGGCAGGTCTCCGCCACGTCCGCGGCGGCCTCCACCACCGCGCTGGCAGACGGCAGCATCTGCACGGGCCTCTGCAGCCCCGTGCTGCCAGCCGGCTCCGACCAGTTCAAGGCCAAGTTTCCCTTCGGGGGGCTGCTCGACTCCATGCAGACGTCCGAGACCTCGAAGCTCCAGCAGCTGGTGGAGAACATCGACAAGAAGATGACGGACCCCAACCAGTGCGTCATCTGCCACCGCGTGCTGAGCTGCCAGAGCGCCCTGAAGATGCATTACCGGACGCACACGGGGGAGAGGCCGTTCAAGTGCAAGATCTGCGGGCGCGCCTTCACCACCAAGGGCAACCTGAAGACGCACTTCGGGGTGCACCGGGCCAAGCCGCCCCTGCGGGTGCAGCACTCCTGCCCCATCTGCCAGAAGAAGTTCACCAACGCCGTGGTCCTGCAGCAGCACATCCGGATGCACATGGGCGGCCAGATCCCCAACACGCCGCTGCCCGACGGCTTCCCGGACGCCATGGACGCCATGGACGCCGAGCTGCCCTACGACGACAAGGCCACCGAGGCCCTGAGCGGCTACGACGACGACGCGGACGAGAACTCCATGGAGGACGACGCCGAGCCGCGGGAGCCGGCCGGCGACCCGCCCAAGCCGCTGCTGCCCTACGCGGGCTCCTGCCCGCCCTCGCCCCCCTCCGTCATCTCCAGCATCGCCGCCCTGGAGAACCAGATGAAGATGATGGACCCGGTCGCGAGCTGCCCACAGCTGACCGCCTTGAGGTCCGTGGAGAACGGGTCCGGGGACAGCGACCGCCTGAGCAACGACTCCTCGTCGGCCGCGGGCGACCTGGAGAGCCGGAGCGCGGGCAGCCCGGCCCTGTCGGAGTCCTCGTCCTCCACGCGTGCCCTGTCGCCCATGAACAGCCACAGCGAGAGCTTGCACTCCAAGTCCCCGGGGCTCAGCGCCCAGGAGGAGCCGCAGGAAACGCCGCTAAAGACCGAAAGGCCGGACagcccccccgccgcccccgaaAACGGAGGCGCGCTGGACCTCACGGCGGCCCAGCCCGGCCGGCCGGCCGTCAAGGAGGAGGCCCCCTTTAGCCTGCTGTTCCTGAGCAGAGATCGGGGTAAGTGTCCGGGCGCCGTGTGTGGCGTGTGCCGCAAGCCCTTTGCGTGCCGGAGCGCGTTGGAAATCCACCACCGCAGCCACACCAAGGAGCGCCCGTTCCTCTGTGCGCTCTGCGGCCGCGGCTGCTCCACTAGGGGGAATTTAAAGCAGCACTTGCTGACGCACGCGTTGAGCGAGCCGCATCCTCAGTCATTTGACCCCGACTTTGCCCTAGGTCCCGGCCAGACCACCGCTAGCCTGGTCGCCGGCCCCGCGCCCGCCGCCATCAAAATGGAAGTGAACGGGCACAGCAGGGCCATCGCGCTGGGCGAGGGCCCGCCGCTGCCGGCCGCCGTGCAGGTGCCCCCCGGGCCCCCGGCCGTGATGGGCCCCGGCCTCGCGCCCATGCTGGCCCCCCCGCCGCGCCGGGCGCCCAAGCAGCACAACTGCCAGTCGTGCGGGAAGACCTTCTCGTCGGCCAGCGCCCTGCAGATCCACGAGCGCACGcacaccggggagaagccctTCGGCTGCACCATCTGCGGGAGGGCCTTCACCACCAAGGGCAACCTGAAGGTAAGGCGGGGGGCGCCCGGCTGAGCgcggtggtgggtggggggctcagccgCCAAGGCTCCCCACCCACTTCAGGTGCTGCAGGCAGGGCCTCTGCTGTGATCCGGGGGACGGGGGGTGGCGCTGGGGGGGCAGAGGTGCTGGGGACCCCCCTCCAGTAGCGAGGCACGTGCCCGTGTCGTGCTGCGTGTACCTGTGTCTAACGTGCAcacgtgtttgtgtgtgcgtgaaCTTAGCGGGGGCACGCATATCATGTAGCAGTGGTGAAGGGCTGGCTTTTCAGTGCAGGCCCGGCCCCccgaggggctggaggaggctgtGGGGGATGACCAcacaggagtgggggggggtggagcaggCTGTTGGGGGAGTGACCACACGGGGTAagggggggctggaggaggctgtTGGGGGGATGAccacatggggtgggggtgtaGCTTTTGGGGGGTGACCACACggggggggctggaggaggctcTTGGGGGGGTGAccacatggggtgggggtgtaGCCTTTGGGGGGTGACCACACggagtggggctggaggaggctgtTGGGGTGACCACACggggggggctggaggaggctgtTGGGGGGGTGAccacatggggtgggggtgtaGCCTTTGGGGGGTGACCACACggatggggctggaggaggctTTTGGGGGGGTGAccacatggggtgggggtgcagcctTTGGGGGGTGACCACAGAGGAGTGGGGGGGTTGGAGGAGGCTGTAGGGGTGACCACACAGGAGGGGCTAGAGGAGGCTGTTGGGGGGGGTGACTACATGGGGTGGGGGTGTAGCCTTTGGGGGGTGACCACACggagtggggctggaggaggttgTTGGGGTGACCACACggggggggctggaggaggctgtTGGGGTGACCACACggggggggctggaggaggctgtTGGGGGGGTGAccacatggggtgggggtgtaGCCTTTGGGGGGTGACCACACggagtggggctggaggaggttgTTGGGGTGACCACACggggggggctggaggaggctgtTGGGGGGGTGAccacatggggtgggggtgcagcctTTGGGGGGTGACCACAGAGGAGtgggggggctggaggaggctgtTGGGGTGACCACacgggaggggctggaggaggctaCTGGGGTGGTGACCAcacggggtgggggctggcacAGGCTGTTAGGGGGTGACCACACGGGGTTGGGGGGCTAGAGGAGGCTGTTGGGGTGAccacatggggtgggggtgtaGCCTTTGGGGGGTGACCACatgggtggggctggaggaggctgtTGGGGGGGGTGACTACATGGGGTGGGGGTGTAGCCTTTGGGGGGTGACCACACggagtggggctggaggaggctgtTGGGGTGACCACggggggggctggaggaggctgtTGGGGGGGTGAccacttggggtgggggtgtagCCTTTGGGGGGTGACCACACggatggggctggaggaggctACTGGGGTGGTGACCAcacggggtgggggctggcacAGGCTGTTAGGGGGTGACCACACGGGGTTGGGGGGCTAGAGGAGGCTGTTGGGGTGTGAccacatggggtgggggtgtaGCCTTTAGGGGGTGACCACAcgggtggggctggaggaggctgtTGGGGTGACCACACggggggggctggaggaggctgtTGGGGTGACCACACggggggggctggaggaggctgtTGGGGGGGTGACCACACGGGGTGGGGGTGTAGCCTTTTGGGGGGTGACCACacggggtggggctggaggaggctgtTGGGGGGGTGAccacatggggtgggggtgtaGCCTTTGGGGGGTGAccacacggggtggggggtgctggaggAGGCTGTTGGGGTGACCACACGGCGGGTGGGACTTGAGGAGGCTGTTGGGGGGGTGACCACACAAGCTTTGCTCTTGGGCAGCAGTCCCGGGACCCGGTGCGGTCCCAAATGTGGTAGAACATGGCTTTTAAACACTCCCATAAGACACAAATAACAAATCCCGTCCAGAGGCCAGGCTTTGTCCTGGTTTTGTCTGTGGCTgccagcaggggctgggggcattTGGTGAGAAGCCTCTCGGCCTGACGGCCGGAGGAGAACAGCCCAGGGTAGTGCTCACGTTTTCAGGTGACCACACCATACATGTTCCATGGAAGGTGAAGTGTGGACAGGACATTAGATGAGTGTTTGTAGAGAAACACGCCTCTTTCTGTCCACGTCACAGGCCTGTCCGGGCTCCGGAGTCCTCTTCAGAGACTCTGGAAAGCTCCCCACCTGGGGCTGCTCCTTAGGGCTGGGACGTGAGCCGCCTGAGGTCTCTGCTGGCCCCAGGTGTCCCTTCCACGTTTGGGAGAAAGCCACCAAACAGGCCCAGTGAAGCAGGAGTGCAAAGACGGCGTTGCGGAGGCCAGGGGAGAGGACTGAGGGGCGGGGCTGTGTGCCCTCCGAGCTCTGGAGCCTTCCTGGGTGGCCTTCGGACTTTGCACCTCGTGGGGGAGTTACCCCGTCAAGCTCATCAGCTGAAAGAAACTTCAGAACATATCGGCCGGTCTTGCTTTTtgtatttcataaaaagaaatgtcACACATTAAAGTATAAGCCGCTCAGAAAAGCCCACCCGACAATGTTTGGTGTCCCCAGACCGATGCTCAGAGCGGGGAACAGAAGCCCAGTTCCGAAACCGTCGTGCTGGGTGTCTGGGTGACACGTGGGAAGCGTAGGACAGGCACACACCTGCCTCCGTGCCGGGCTTACTTGTGCCTGTCTCCGTGTCTCTCACGCAGGTGCACATGGGCACACACATGTGGAACAACGCCCCCGCGAGGCGTGGCCGCCGCCTGTCAGTGGAAAACCCCATGGCTCTGCTAGGTGGCGACGCTCTGAAGTTTTCGGAAATGTTCCAGAAGGATCTGGCAGCACGAGCGATGAACGTTGACCCCAGCTTCTGGAACCAGTATGCCGCGGCTATCACAAACGGTCTCGCCATGAAGAACAACGAGATCTCTGTCATCCAGAATGGCGGCATTCCCCAGCTCCCAGTAAGTCTCGGCGGAAGTGCTATCCCCCCCCTGGGTTCCCTGACCGCTGGGATGGACAAAGCGCGCACCGGCGGTAGTCCGCCCATTGTGAGTTTGGACAAAGCAAACTCGGAAACGGGAGCCAGCCGTCCGTTCACGAGGTTTATCGAGGATAACAAGGAGATTGGTATTAACTAGCTGTGTGCGCGGCCTGGCCCGTCCCTCCGTCCCACGCGCACCCCGTCAAGCGCGACCGTCAGGCTGTGCAGCCATGCGTCCGAGTTCTCCTTAACATTTTACCCGTAGTAGAAAATACGTTCACTGTGTGGCTGCTGGAAGGTTGTCTCGTAAGCTCTGCATGGTACTTCTCTCCACGGTGAGCTGGACTGTTCTTGGGGACCCCGTAACCTCCTAAATACGTTTAAGTCAAAAAGAAGTCCTTGTAAAACCGCCTTGGGAATGGAAAGGGCTCAGACCACACCCGGTCGGTTCCTCCCCGAACCTAAtaccgtcccccctccccccccaccagagGAGAAAGGGGTCGCCTGTGCTGTTCCAGCGACACTCACTCGAAGGTTTTGTTCGAATTAGTTAGAAACTTGAACTCTGTTTTTAGACTATTAACTGAAAGATGTGGTCCGGTACCCCCAGCGCTGTGTCTTACGGCACTGCCTTCGTCTGTAGTATTTATCATGTTAAGATTATGCGGGTAACAGATAATACGGCCCCAACTTTAAAGGAAGCTTTTGTACTGCAGAATACATCTGGCcatgtgatgattttttttttaaagcagaatttgTTTTACTATAAATAAGTGAGTTATTTCAATGCAGGCAATCGTGAAGTTACACTGGGAAAGACGGCATGCTCTCGTGTGCAAGCACCTGTCAGTGACCACGCTTTTCTtcggtttcttttctttttttttttaacttaaatgtttGTAGCTGCTATGTGGACAATTGTTCCCTAGTGTGGTCTGTAGCCCAGCGACTGGGAACAAGTTACAGACAAACGTCACCGTAAATTATTCACAACATTATAAGCAGTTGTGAGGAAATATTTCACATTATCAAAGCTGTACAATAAAAAGGTAATGTTTGTATAATGTGGTTGCAAACTCTTAATTTATACTATTGCACTTTTAGTATTTTGTATTAGAGAGGTTTGTCTatgatttgaaaacttaaaaagatgtaaagtattttataaatagtactttggtttaaggaaaatgaaaaactgttaCAGTTTCTTGTTTTGTCTTAAGGTCAAACAACATGAGAAATCTGTGCCACTGAGACAGAAAAGCCACCAGGATTTGTCTGTTCCTCAGTCAACTAGGGCCTGCCACTTcctaaattaaaatgatttatttaacttttctacgAAGCCCGTTGAAAAGCCTGACCACCCCTGACACAGCTTTGATGAATTAATCGTAGGCCCGTGGCACCGAAACAGCGGGAACTCACCTAGAGACCGCGTGGGTGCAATTtcagtctcttctcttttcttcacacgCCCCGGACCAGATTTCCACCGCTCCCCGTGTGCAGTAAAGTGGGGAGAGATAGCAGAGGTCTGGCGGTGTCATCAGTCGTAACTGGGACGTTGTCTGAGTCCCgatttatttattatcttctcAGATGAGAACAAAGCACAATGTCATCTGACTACTCAAAATCCAGCCTGAAGCTGCTGACGAGGTTTGAGTTGCTTGGCGCGAGGCAGGGCCCCGGGGCAGGGGGGGTGctgggcggcgggcggggggagcGCCTGCGACGCCGAGGCCCGCCTTCTACCTCATTCTGTGCGTTGGGCGGCCTGTCCGGCCGCGTCCCTCCCGAGGTGTCGCGGGCGGCTGGGTGGCGCTGGGGTCGTGCGCCCCGAAGAAGGGACCGGACGGCAGTGACTTCCCGGCTAACGTGGAGAAGTAGGACGATGTTCCCAGCACGACAACAGCCATAGAGTCAGGTCGTGACCTTGAACAGAAACAGGTGCGAAGACTCCTCATCAGCAGACTGAGCTGTTTCTTCCCGTCGGATGGAGCatggtccccccctccccccgcccagctCTGCTTCCCGAGGCCAGAGGGGCCATCCCTTCTCGGGAGACGGGCGGGGGCCTCGGCCCGGCCACGTGGCACTACTGGCCTTCAGCggttgaatgtttttattatttatgtgtcCTCTTTGGTGTGagttttgggtttgggttttggttaGTAGTTGGTACCGTGTgatgctctctcttcccccagaAGGATGTGTATATAACTTaagggaaaagaaatgtaaagtgtTGTAAATAAGATGGCTTGTGAAGGGACCGCGAGACGCGCCCCTGCGTCTTCAGGACCAGGCCGTCCCTCTCCGCGTGGTGAAGAGAGACACTATTTTTCTACTGCAGCACCATGTAGGGCCGGGGCCCCGGAGCCAGCCGGCGCTCTTACCAAGATCCAATATTTTTTATGATAAACCTGTGGCTCGACACATCTACTGATTGAAA
This genomic interval carries:
- the SALL3 gene encoding sal-like protein 3 isoform X1, with translation MSRRKQAKPQHLKSDEELPPPDGAPEHAVPGDGADDGDSGSEGRSGSEDTNVCEKCCAEFFKWTDFLEHKKSCTKNPLVLIVNEDEPAPPSEEFPEPSPASSPSDRTESEAAEDPAPPENGEGGEGRAPEKEEEPMEAEPSGDKGFPNPGPSHAGKQPLPQIPEPAPVAAYSMPNTNVTLETLLSTKVAVAQFSQNARAAGSVGPGSGVTAVAIPMILEQLMALQQQQIHQLQLIEQIRSQVAMMNRQPLRPPLNPGAAAAAQSTPVPASSQLQGLAAHSALQLSAGAPAVPAAPGPAAQPAAYEGPQHLSQPAAGASAPHVPSGGPSVPAESGGPASSSAAPAPAAPASSGSAQPQNASTPPALGPGPPLSSAPSLPNPLLPQTSAGSVIFPNPLVSIAATANALDPLSALMKHRKGKPPNVSVFEPKASAEDPFFKHKCRFCAKVFGSDSALQIHLRSHTGERPFKCNVCGNRFSTKGNLKVHFQRHKEKYPHIQMNPYPVPEYLDNVPTCSGIPYGMSLPPEKPVTTWLDSKPVLPTVPTSVGLQLPPTLPGVSSYADSPSLTPASRSPQRPSPASSECTSLSPGLNSSESGVPGTAESPQPALSGSSLTKPEPASLPGANGRAGDVPASGQVSATSAAASTTALADGSICTGLCSPVLPAGSDQFKAKFPFGGLLDSMQTSETSKLQQLVENIDKKMTDPNQCVICHRVLSCQSALKMHYRTHTGERPFKCKICGRAFTTKGNLKTHFGVHRAKPPLRVQHSCPICQKKFTNAVVLQQHIRMHMGGQIPNTPLPDGFPDAMDAMDAELPYDDKATEALSGYDDDADENSMEDDAEPREPAGDPPKPLLPYAGSCPPSPPSVISSIAALENQMKMMDPVASCPQLTALRSVENGSGDSDRLSNDSSSAAGDLESRSAGSPALSESSSSTRALSPMNSHSESLHSKSPGLSAQEEPQETPLKTERPDSPPAAPENGGALDLTAAQPGRPAVKEEAPFSLLFLSRDRGKCPGAVCGVCRKPFACRSALEIHHRSHTKERPFLCALCGRGCSTRGNLKQHLLTHALSEPHPQSFDPDFALGPGQTTASLVAGPAPAAIKMEVNGHSRAIALGEGPPLPAAVQVPPGPPAVMGPGLAPMLAPPPRRAPKQHNCQSCGKTFSSASALQIHERTHTGEKPFGCTICGRAFTTKGNLKVHMGTHMWNNAPARRGRRLSVENPMALLGGDALKFSEMFQKDLAARAMNVDPSFWNQYAAAITNGLAMKNNEISVIQNGGIPQLPVSLGGSAIPPLGSLTAGMDKARTGGSPPIVSLDKANSETGASRPFTRFIEDNKEIGIN
- the SALL3 gene encoding sal-like protein 3 isoform X2, with the protein product MSRRKQAKPQHLKSDEELPPPDGAPEHAVPGDGADDGDSGSEGRSGSEDTNVCEKCCAEFFKWTDFLEHKKSCTKNPLVLIVNEDEPAPPSEEFPEPSPASSPSDRTESEAAEDPAPPENGEGGEGRAPEKEEEPMEAEPSGDKGFPNPGPSHAGKQPLPQIPEPAPVAAYSMPNTNVTLETLLSTKVAVAQFSQNARAAGSVGPGSGVTAVAIPMILEQLMALQQQQIHQLQLIEQIRSQVAMMNRQPLRPPLNPGAAAAAQSTPVPASSQLQGLAAHSALQLSAGAPAVPAAPGPAAQPAAYEGPQHLSQPAAGASAPHVPSGGPSVPAESGGPASSSAAPAPAAPASSGSAQPQNASTPPALGPGPPLSSAPSLPNPLLPQTSAGSVIFPNPLVSIAATANALDPLSALMKHRKGKPPNVSVFEPKASAEDPFFKHKCRFCAKVFGSDSALQIHLRSHTGERPFKCNVCGNRFSTKGNLKVHFQRHKEKYPHIQMNPYPVPEYLDNVPTCSGIPYGMSLPPEKPVTTWLDSKPVLPTVPTSVGLQLPPTLPGVSSYADSPSLTPASRSPQRPSPASSECTSLSPGLNSSESGVPGTAESPQPALSGSSLTKPEPASLPGANGRAGDVPASGQVSATSAAASTTALADGSICTGLCSPVLPAGSDQFKAKFPFGGLLDSMQTSETSKLQQLVENIDKKMTDPNQCVICHRVLSCQSALKMHYRTHTGERPFKCKICGRAFTTKGNLKTHFGVHRAKPPLRVQHSCPICQKKFTNAVVLQQHIRMHMGGQIPNTPLPDGFPDAMDAMDAELPYDDKATEALSGYDDDADENSMEDDAEPREPAGDPPKPLLPYAGSCPPSPPSVISSIAALENQMKMMDPVASCPQLTALRSVENGSGDSDRLSNDSSSAAGDLESRSAGSPALSESSSSTRALSPMNSHSESLHSKSPGLSAQEEPQETPLKTERPDSPPAAPENGGALDLTAAQPGRPAVKEEAPFSLLFLSRDRGPGQTTASLVAGPAPAAIKMEVNGHSRAIALGEGPPLPAAVQVPPGPPAVMGPGLAPMLAPPPRRAPKQHNCQSCGKTFSSASALQIHERTHTGEKPFGCTICGRAFTTKGNLKVHMGTHMWNNAPARRGRRLSVENPMALLGGDALKFSEMFQKDLAARAMNVDPSFWNQYAAAITNGLAMKNNEISVIQNGGIPQLPVSLGGSAIPPLGSLTAGMDKARTGGSPPIVSLDKANSETGASRPFTRFIEDNKEIGIN